A genomic region of Thermodesulfovibrio aggregans contains the following coding sequences:
- a CDS encoding ROK family protein, translating to MYYIGIDIGGTNIKIGLISKDWEIVKICKFPTGSDPMKTITDELDSIFKEFKVTGIGVGVAGIVDKEGNVIQAANIPSLNDYSLGKELKERYNVDVKIENDANVATIAEALFGEGRGISNFIILTLGTGIGGSLWLNGQIAKFPMEVGHMSINFQGKSCSCGGVGCLEVYASARAIKDSFIEKLENGEDSQIKEFYEGNFYKATSLDIYKAAMEGDNVCRNVLKEAGKALGAGMANLINIFAPEKIVLTGGLSQAVNIYIETAIQEAKKRVMKGLSDSVKITLSNLVDSGGVLGAVSILRNQ from the coding sequence ATGTATTACATTGGCATAGACATAGGTGGCACAAACATTAAGATTGGTCTGATTTCTAAAGATTGGGAAATTGTAAAAATATGCAAATTTCCCACTGGTAGTGATCCAATGAAAACAATTACTGATGAGTTAGATAGCATTTTTAAAGAATTCAAAGTTACTGGCATAGGTGTTGGAGTTGCAGGTATTGTAGACAAAGAAGGCAATGTCATTCAAGCAGCCAATATTCCATCTTTGAATGATTATTCCTTAGGAAAAGAGTTAAAGGAAAGGTATAATGTAGATGTAAAAATAGAAAATGATGCAAATGTTGCAACAATTGCTGAAGCCTTATTTGGAGAAGGCAGGGGTATATCAAATTTCATTATTCTGACACTTGGAACAGGAATTGGGGGTAGTTTATGGTTAAATGGACAAATTGCTAAGTTTCCTATGGAAGTCGGACATATGAGTATTAATTTTCAAGGAAAATCCTGTAGTTGTGGAGGAGTTGGATGTCTTGAAGTTTATGCATCAGCCAGAGCAATAAAAGACAGTTTTATAGAAAAGCTTGAAAATGGTGAGGACAGTCAGATTAAAGAATTTTATGAAGGTAATTTTTACAAAGCAACTTCTTTAGATATATATAAGGCAGCAATGGAAGGTGACAATGTCTGTAGAAATGTTCTTAAGGAAGCTGGCAAAGCCTTAGGTGCCGGGATGGCAAATTTGATAAATATTTTTGCTCCTGAAAAAATTGTCTTAACTGGTGGACTTTCCCAGGCAGTAAATATTTATATTGAAACAGCCATTCAAGAAGCTAAAAAAAGAGTAATGAAAGGACTTTCTGATTCAGTTAAAATAACTTTATCTAATTTAGTTGACAGCGGCGGAGTTTTAGGAGCTGTTTCAATTTTGAGAAATCAATGA
- the lepB gene encoding signal peptidase I, with protein MTGKKILEYIKSIGIAILIALFIRAYIVQAFKIPSGSMIPTLLIGDHLLVNKFIYGVHPPFSDKKVLVFEKPKRGDIIVFKYPEDPSRDFIKRVIGIEGDTIEIKNKKVFVNGIELKEPYARYVDSYIHPRELDPRDNFGPVKVPKGKLFVMGDNRDQSYDSRFWGFVDLKDVKGKAFIIYWSWDSESNKPRLERIGKIIK; from the coding sequence ATGACAGGTAAAAAGATTCTTGAATATATAAAAAGCATTGGCATTGCCATATTGATTGCTCTTTTTATAAGAGCTTACATTGTTCAGGCTTTTAAAATACCATCCGGTTCAATGATTCCAACTCTTTTGATAGGAGATCATCTTCTGGTGAATAAGTTTATTTACGGAGTTCATCCACCTTTTTCCGATAAAAAAGTTCTTGTTTTTGAAAAACCAAAAAGAGGAGACATTATAGTTTTTAAATATCCTGAGGATCCAAGCAGAGATTTTATAAAGAGAGTTATAGGGATTGAGGGAGATACTATAGAGATAAAAAACAAAAAAGTTTTTGTCAATGGAATCGAACTTAAAGAGCCCTATGCAAGATATGTTGATTCATATATTCATCCGAGAGAACTTGACCCAAGAGATAATTTTGGACCTGTAAAAGTTCCAAAAGGAAAACTTTTTGTAATGGGAGACAATCGTGATCAGAGTTATGATAGTCGTTTCTGGGGATTTGTTGATTTAAAAGATGTAAAAGGTAAGGCATTTATTATATACTGGTCATGGGATAGTGAAAGTAATAAACCAAGACTTGAAAGAATTGGTAAAATTATAAAGTAA
- the fabF gene encoding beta-ketoacyl-ACP synthase II — MKKRRVVVTGMGMVSPLGLDVKSSWEALLQGKSGVGYITHFDAKDYPVRIAAEVKGFDPANYIEPKEIKKMDRFIHFAIAATEMAIQDSGLKINSQNSERIGIIIGSGMGGLPTIEYYHKTLLEKGWKRVSPFFIPMVIINLAAGQISIRYGIKGPNLAVTTACATGNHSIGEAFRMIQYGDADVMITGGAEAVITPMAVAGFSIMRALSTRNDEPEKASRPFDIDRDGFVMGEGSGIIILEELEHALKRGAKIYAELVGYGMSSDAYHITAPAPEGEGGARCMKAAINDAGINPEEIDYINAHGTSTKQGDELETQAIKKVFGEHAYKLCVSSTKSMTGHLLGAAGGVEAIFTILSIYENVVPPTINLDNPDPECDLDYVPYKPKKKEIRYAMTNSFGFGGTNASLLFKKFTEA; from the coding sequence ATGAAAAAAAGAAGAGTTGTAGTGACCGGGATGGGGATGGTTTCTCCTCTCGGTCTTGATGTCAAATCTTCATGGGAGGCACTTCTTCAAGGCAAATCAGGAGTAGGTTATATTACTCACTTTGATGCAAAAGATTATCCCGTAAGAATCGCTGCTGAAGTTAAAGGATTTGATCCTGCAAACTACATTGAACCAAAAGAAATCAAAAAGATGGATAGATTCATTCATTTTGCAATTGCTGCCACTGAGATGGCAATACAGGACTCGGGCTTAAAAATCAATTCTCAGAATTCTGAAAGAATTGGCATTATTATTGGTTCAGGGATGGGAGGACTGCCGACTATCGAATACTATCACAAAACATTGCTTGAGAAAGGCTGGAAAAGAGTAAGCCCCTTTTTTATTCCAATGGTAATTATTAATCTTGCAGCAGGTCAAATATCCATAAGATATGGAATAAAAGGACCAAATCTTGCAGTAACAACCGCCTGTGCTACAGGTAATCATTCAATTGGTGAGGCTTTCAGAATGATTCAATATGGAGACGCAGATGTAATGATTACTGGAGGCGCAGAGGCTGTTATAACACCCATGGCTGTAGCAGGATTTTCAATAATGAGAGCTCTTTCAACAAGAAACGACGAACCAGAAAAAGCAAGCAGACCTTTTGACATTGATAGAGATGGATTTGTAATGGGCGAAGGAAGCGGAATTATTATTCTTGAAGAACTTGAACATGCATTGAAAAGAGGAGCAAAAATTTATGCAGAGTTGGTAGGATATGGAATGAGTTCTGATGCCTATCATATTACAGCACCTGCTCCAGAAGGTGAGGGTGGAGCAAGATGTATGAAGGCGGCAATCAATGATGCTGGAATTAATCCAGAAGAGATTGATTATATAAATGCTCATGGTACAAGCACAAAACAGGGAGATGAGCTTGAAACCCAGGCAATAAAGAAAGTTTTTGGTGAACATGCTTATAAACTTTGTGTGAGTTCTACAAAATCAATGACAGGACATCTTCTTGGTGCAGCAGGTGGAGTAGAGGCAATCTTTACAATTTTAAGCATTTATGAAAATGTTGTTCCTCCAACAATTAACCTTGATAATCCAGATCCAGAATGTGACCTTGACTATGTCCCATATAAACCAAAGAAAAAAGAAATTAGATACGCAATGACAAACTCATTTGGTTTTGGCGGCACAAATGCCTCACTCTTGTTCAAAAAATTTACAGAAGCATAG
- the fabG gene encoding 3-oxoacyl-[acyl-carrier-protein] reductase, whose protein sequence is MKGQTAIITGSSRGIGRTTAEEFAKKGVNVVIVDINSENAEKAAEEIKSLYGVETLGIKADVSNSEDVKRLFDESVKKFSKIEILVNNAGITKDNLLIRMKDEEWDAVLNINLKGAFLCCREAVKIMSKNKYGRIINIASVVAFIGNPGQVNYSASKAGLVALTKTLAKEYASRGITVNAVAPGFIQTAMTEQLPEKVKEEMLRMIPLQRFGTTQDVANAIIFLALPESGYITGQVIHVNGGMYM, encoded by the coding sequence ATGAAAGGACAAACAGCTATAATTACTGGGTCTTCAAGGGGTATCGGTAGAACAACTGCAGAGGAGTTTGCAAAAAAAGGAGTAAATGTTGTAATTGTGGATATAAATTCTGAAAATGCTGAAAAAGCTGCTGAAGAGATTAAATCTCTTTATGGTGTTGAAACCCTGGGTATTAAAGCAGATGTTTCTAATTCAGAAGATGTTAAAAGACTATTTGATGAATCTGTTAAAAAGTTTTCAAAGATTGAGATTCTCGTAAATAATGCAGGGATAACAAAAGACAATCTTCTTATAAGAATGAAAGATGAAGAATGGGATGCTGTTTTAAACATAAATCTTAAAGGAGCTTTTCTTTGCTGTAGAGAGGCAGTCAAAATTATGTCCAAAAATAAGTATGGAAGAATTATAAATATTGCCTCTGTTGTAGCTTTCATAGGAAATCCTGGACAAGTTAACTACTCAGCATCAAAGGCAGGACTTGTAGCTTTAACAAAAACTCTGGCTAAAGAGTATGCTTCCCGCGGAATTACAGTTAATGCAGTTGCACCTGGTTTTATTCAAACAGCCATGACAGAACAGTTACCTGAAAAAGTTAAAGAAGAGATGCTTAGAATGATACCACTTCAAAGATTTGGAACTACTCAGGATGTAGCAAATGCCATAATATTTCTGGCTTTGCCAGAATCTGGATATATAACCGGACAGGTTATTCATGTAAATGGCGGAATGTACATGTAA
- the lepA gene encoding translation elongation factor 4, whose product MKRIRNFSIIAHIDHGKSTLADRLLEFTGAVNLGGKMGQILDSMDLEKERGITIKAHAVRLKYKAEDGNEYILNLIDTPGHVDFSYEVSRSLACCEGSLLVVDATQGVEAQTVANAYLAIDHNHEIIPVINKIDLPQADPERVKKQIEDILGIDSSEAILASAKEGIGTKEILEAVVKKIPPPKGDPQAPLRAMIFDSWFDNYLGVIILVRVFDGIIKPGMKIRLMATQKEYEVQRLGILTPFPKDIEQLSAGEVGFIIAGIKNISDTKIGDTVTAVESPAQQPLPGFREVKPMVFCGLYPVETNQYEELKSSLEKLRLNDSSFFFEPETSAALGFGFRCGFLGLLHMEIIKERLEREFNLSLISTAPTVRYKIVDKKGEYLIDNPSKIPKIYERIEEPFMKVSIIVPEEFVGEILKLCQERRGIQKEFSFISKDRILLVYEMPLNEILWDFYDKLKSLSKGYASMDYEFIGYRASDLVKLDILINGEQVDALSVIVHKDKAYYKARAIVQKLRTVIPRQLFEVVIQAAIGSKIIARESIAPLKKNVLAKCYGGDVTRKKKLLEKQKEGKKRMKQIGRVEIPQEAFLSVLKIE is encoded by the coding sequence ATGAAAAGAATAAGAAATTTTTCAATAATTGCCCATATAGATCACGGTAAATCCACTCTTGCTGATAGACTTCTCGAATTTACAGGAGCTGTGAATCTTGGTGGTAAAATGGGACAAATTCTTGATTCAATGGATCTTGAAAAGGAAAGAGGTATTACAATTAAAGCTCATGCTGTAAGACTGAAATATAAGGCTGAAGATGGCAATGAATATATTTTAAATCTCATTGATACTCCAGGGCATGTTGATTTTTCCTATGAAGTATCCCGTTCTCTTGCTTGTTGTGAAGGAAGTCTTTTGGTTGTTGATGCAACCCAGGGTGTGGAAGCTCAAACTGTTGCAAATGCTTATCTTGCAATAGATCACAACCACGAAATAATTCCTGTAATAAACAAGATTGACCTTCCTCAGGCAGACCCAGAGAGAGTAAAAAAACAGATAGAAGATATTCTAGGTATAGATAGCTCAGAAGCAATACTGGCATCTGCAAAGGAAGGAATTGGAACTAAAGAGATTCTTGAAGCAGTTGTAAAAAAAATTCCTCCACCAAAAGGTGACCCTCAGGCACCTCTAAGAGCTATGATTTTTGACTCATGGTTTGACAACTACCTGGGAGTTATTATTCTTGTAAGGGTGTTTGATGGAATAATAAAACCAGGGATGAAAATAAGGTTGATGGCAACACAAAAAGAATATGAAGTGCAACGACTTGGTATTCTTACTCCTTTTCCAAAAGATATAGAGCAACTTTCAGCAGGTGAGGTCGGATTTATTATAGCAGGAATTAAAAACATCTCTGACACAAAAATAGGAGACACAGTTACAGCAGTAGAAAGTCCTGCTCAGCAGCCTTTACCGGGGTTTAGAGAAGTAAAGCCTATGGTCTTTTGCGGGCTCTATCCAGTGGAGACCAATCAATATGAAGAATTGAAATCATCTCTTGAAAAATTAAGACTCAATGATTCTTCATTTTTCTTTGAGCCTGAAACCTCAGCAGCTCTTGGATTTGGTTTTAGATGCGGATTTTTAGGCTTGCTTCATATGGAAATAATAAAGGAAAGGCTTGAAAGAGAGTTTAATCTCTCTCTTATAAGCACAGCTCCAACAGTGAGATATAAGATCGTTGATAAAAAAGGTGAATATCTGATTGATAATCCGAGTAAAATTCCAAAAATTTATGAAAGAATTGAAGAGCCCTTTATGAAAGTCTCCATAATTGTTCCAGAGGAATTTGTAGGAGAGATTTTAAAACTCTGTCAGGAAAGAAGAGGAATTCAAAAGGAGTTTTCATTTATTTCAAAAGATAGAATTCTTCTTGTTTATGAAATGCCTTTGAATGAAATTTTATGGGATTTTTATGATAAACTAAAATCTCTTTCAAAAGGTTATGCATCAATGGATTATGAATTCATTGGATACAGAGCCTCTGACCTCGTAAAGCTTGATATCCTTATTAATGGAGAACAGGTGGATGCTCTTTCAGTTATTGTTCATAAAGATAAGGCTTACTATAAAGCTCGGGCAATAGTTCAAAAATTAAGAACAGTTATTCCAAGGCAACTATTTGAAGTAGTAATTCAGGCTGCCATAGGTAGCAAAATTATAGCAAGAGAAAGCATTGCTCCACTTAAGAAAAATGTTCTGGCAAAATGTTATGGAGGTGACGTAACAAGAAAGAAAAAACTTCTTGAAAAACAAAAAGAAGGTAAAAAAAGAATGAAGCAAATTGGTCGTGTTGAAATACCCCAGGAAGCTTTTCTATCAGTTTTAAAAATTGAGTAG
- the acpP gene encoding acyl carrier protein: MVEEKVKEIIAKQLGVEVSQVTPEASFVEDLGADSLDTVELVMAFEEAFGIEIPDEDAEKISKVKDAIEYIKNKTGQA; encoded by the coding sequence ATGGTAGAAGAAAAAGTAAAAGAAATTATAGCAAAACAGCTTGGTGTGGAGGTATCTCAGGTAACACCTGAAGCATCCTTTGTTGAAGACCTTGGAGCAGATTCTCTTGATACTGTTGAGCTTGTGATGGCATTTGAAGAAGCCTTTGGAATTGAGATTCCCGATGAAGATGCTGAAAAGATCAGCAAAGTAAAGGATGCTATTGAGTACATAAAAAACAAAACAGGTCAGGCATAA